The sequence TAAGCGGTGTTTTCGGGTGTTTCTAGTTGTTGACGAATTTTAACGGAGATTAACGTAAGCTGAAATATACCAAAATCAGTAAATCGGAGTTTATTATACAGATAATACTGGGTTTCGCATCATCAGGTCATTCAATCACACAAGAAAATGGTATAATCACGGTATAACCACGCGACGATGACCTTACTTGACCTCAGCCAAACAACTGCTCAGTCAAACAACCGATAATGTTTTTAAGAAATGATTAAAATCCTCTTTAACCTATTCTCCCATTTGCCGCACCGCGCTGCCAAACGACTGGCTGTGGTGCTAGGGCATTTGTTTTTTTGGCTACCAAATCGTGAAAAAAACATCGCCACCATCAACATCGCGCGGTGCTTCCCCGAGCTATCAAGCCAAGCGCAACAACAATTAGTCAAACAAACGTTGATTGATAATGTCAACACGCTACTTGAGTTACCGCGCATTTTTACCAAAGGGGGCGACTATGCTTTGTCATTGATTCAATCCGTACACGGCCAACAACACTACGATGCCGCACTGCAAAGTGGCAATGGCGTGATTTTACTGGCACCACATCTAGGTAATTGGGAAATTACCATCCATTATTTTAATCAGTTTTCTCCGATGACGGCGATGTTTGCACCACCCAAGCAGGCTTTTTTATATGATATTTTGCAACAAGCGAGAGAAAGCACAGGCGCAAAGCTAGTACCCACCAATATTACGGGCATTCGTGCGCTAATGAAAACACTAAAAAACGGCGGCGCGATTGGCATTTTACCCGACCAGCAACCCAAAGCTGGCCAAGGCGGTGTGTTTGCCGATTTTATGGGGCATTCTGCCTTGACCATGACGTTGGTCAGCCAATTATTACAACGCCAATCAGCCACGGTGTTATTTGTCTTTGCCAAACGCGTCGCAAGCGGCTATGACATTCATATTTTGCCTGCGCCAGAGGGGCTAGACCACAAAGACGAACGCCTAGCCGCCACCGCGCTTAACCAAGGCGTAGCAGCATGTGTCCACCTCGCCCCCAGTCAGTACCAATGGACTTATAAACGCTTTCACCGCCAGCCCAACGACGAGCAATCTCCCTATGAAAATGCCCCATAAAAATACCCTGTGATTAATCTGATTGAGCTGCTTAATCTACTTAATCTGCCTAATCTGCTTTATGGCAAAGGCCTTGTTTAGCCTTATTGGGGCATGTTGGGGTTTGTTGGGGCATGCTGAGGTTTGCTGGGCTTTATTGAGCAAAGCAAACAAAGCAATCAAACTAGACTGATAGCACGAGGATATTTTAGGAAGAAAACCACTTGCTGAAAGAACAAAGATAATCACTGCTAATAAGAAAGTGCCGAAATAGCAAATAGCACAAAAACAACAAACAAAAAAAAGAAAGCGCCGATTCTGACATGAGTCGATTCATGGTCTATCACATTAAACGGCCGGAATTGCAGTTTAAAAATAGCCCCCCATAGCTTAGGGATAATAATAAACCACTGAATATAGCCAATCGCAACAATAAAACACATAAAAACCAAACGCAATATAGTTTGGGCTATATCGTGATCGGAAGATAGGGTTTCTAGCATGGTTAAATTATCTAGATATTTTGCTGCTACAATCCCCAACGGAGCAGTTAAGCAAAACAGTGTAATATAAGTGAGAGCGAAACGAAACTCATCCGTCACATAAATTAAATCATATAGAAAAACAGCGGTGGGCAATAAAAAATAACCTACCTTTAGGTAGGTTATTTTTTCAATGTTTAGCATAAACGTCTCCTGTGATAGTATCGCAATCCGATTAACCCAATTAATCCATTATCAACGAGCTATCTGCTAATCGCCAATTACTGGGCACAAGCTGCGCCTTTTAGGTTGGCTAGCTTCACTAGGTTAAATGAC comes from Ostreibacterium oceani and encodes:
- a CDS encoding lysophospholipid acyltransferase family protein, with protein sequence MIKILFNLFSHLPHRAAKRLAVVLGHLFFWLPNREKNIATINIARCFPELSSQAQQQLVKQTLIDNVNTLLELPRIFTKGGDYALSLIQSVHGQQHYDAALQSGNGVILLAPHLGNWEITIHYFNQFSPMTAMFAPPKQAFLYDILQQARESTGAKLVPTNITGIRALMKTLKNGGAIGILPDQQPKAGQGGVFADFMGHSALTMTLVSQLLQRQSATVLFVFAKRVASGYDIHILPAPEGLDHKDERLAATALNQGVAACVHLAPSQYQWTYKRFHRQPNDEQSPYENAP